The window TGGTAGTAACTCTTATGGAAAGCGCGCAGTTGCGACACCGTCACTTGTTCAAGCGAATCACTGTTACCCGAAGCCGCATTACCATAAGGATGGGCACCAAATACCAGCTTATCGAAGTAACGACCAATCACCGCCCGTGGGCTTTCTTTATCTTGCTGCAATCCCGCAATTGCACGTTGCTTAAGTTTATCGAACTCGGCGGCGTCAAAGTCCGGCGTTAACATCGCCGCGCTAAATAAGCCCAGCATGACGTCAGTGTCTTTCGCCATAAAATCGGCGCTGAGATAGCTGCCTTCTTTATCCGCTTCAGCGCCTAAACTTGCACCGAGAAAATCCACTTGCTGCTCGATATCCGCCTTAGATTTACCCGCCGCCCCTAACAGCAAACCTTCTGCCGTCATTTGCGCCACGCCTGCGGTGGTGTCATTGACAGCACCCGCACGTACCACGGCATTTAAGGTCACTAAAGGCACTTCGCGCTGCGGCATTAAATACACAGTTAAGCCGTTATCCAGCACGAACTTGTCGTAACTTGGCATCACAAAGCTGCCAGTATCGACGCGTTTTGGCGCCGATGTCGTAGCACAACCCGCTAAGGCTAAACTTGTGCCTAGGGCTAATGCGGCCATTAACTTAGAAGGTTTCCCGAGTGATGCCATCTTAAGTGATTTCATTGCCATCGATTTCATTGAGAGATCTCCTCGTTTGCCGCCAGCACAGCTACAGTGCGATTCGATTTACGTAAGTAGGTTTGGGCAACACGTTGAATATCCGCTGGCGTCACCTTGTTATAGGCTTCTGGCGCATTAAATAGCTTGTCGTAACTGCCAAAATACATCTCATAGGTGCCTATGGTATTAGCCTTACCATTAATGGTTTCCATCGAACGATAAAAATCCATCAACTTGATATTTTTAACTTTATCCAGTTCTTGCTGAGTAACACCCGTTGTCGCAATCGCATCGATTTGTTCAATCAGCGCATGCTCCAGCGTCGAGGCTTTCACCTCAGGAGTGGCAACACCCATCACATAGAAGAGGTTCGGGTCGACCGACATCGGCATGTAGGTTTGCGCCTCTAAGGCCACTTGTTTATCAACCAGTGATTGATATAAACGCGAGCTATTACCTTGGCTTAAAATTGAGCTTAATAAATCCAGCGCATAAAAATCTGCGTGAGTCGCCGCCGGAATATGGTATGCCAGCATCACATTCGGTGTGCTCACCGATGCCTTTTGCACAAAGGTACGACGCTCGCCCTTTTGCTCAGGTTCTACGGTGCGAATCGCTTTAGGCGGAGTTTGTGCCGGAATAGGCGCAAAATACTTGTCGGCCAAGGCTTTAACTTGGGCAACCTTTACATCACCAGCAATCACAACCACGGCATTGTTCGGCGCGTAATAGGTTTTGTGGTACTGCACGAGATCTTCCAGCGTCCAAGCGGCGATATCCGACTCGTGGCCGATCACCGACCAAGAATAAGGATGGGCTAAAAATGCCACGCCTTTGATTTCGCCTTCAAGGGCATTCCAGTTAGAGTTTTCTAAGCCAGTGGAGCGCTCCGACTGCACTACGCCACGTTCGCTATCGACCATAGTTTGGTTGATATCTAAGTTTGCGATACGGTCGGCTTCGAGATCGAACATAGTTTCGAGCGCATTAGCGGGAAACCAATCGGTATAAACCGTCATGTCTTCAGTGGTATAGGCGTTGTTCGCGCCACCTGCGGCTTCCATAGTGCGGTCGAACATTTTTGGGCCGTACTTTTTTGAACCGTTAAACATCATATGTTCGAAAAAGTGCGAAATACCGGTGATGCCGGGCACTTCGTTACGTGAACCGACTTTCCAAAACAAATACATGTTGGCATTGGGAATAGAGGCATCTTCTAGCACCATGATTTTCATGCCGTTATCTAGCGTGAAACTCTTAATGTCTTCTGCCGTGGTGGCCTGTGCTTGGCTTAGGGGGTTAAAAAGTCCCATGGCCAACACAAGAGCCGATAGCGTGCGCTTCATCTTGTTCGCTCCTTGCTGTAAATATCCACATATAGAGGTAAATTGTTTAACAAATCAAGCTCTGGATGCTTATCCCGCGCCGATTTTTTGTAAGCTCAAGTTATACCGAAGAGCTTACGGAATAAGGCTTGCGTGGCTTATTGAGCGTTTAACGCAGTCAGCGCCACTTTGGTCATGGCCTCAACCCCCACTTTTAGCGCGCTTTCATCTACATAAAAAGCCGGAGAATGATTGCTGGCCGCGGTTTCTGGATCCGTTCCCTTTGGCGTCACCCCAAGGAAGAAAAACATCCCCGGCGCTTCTAAGGCGTAATAAGAAAAGTCTTCGGCACCTGTGATTAATCCTGGTTCAATCAGCATCTTATCGCCCACCACACTGGCGAGCACAGGACGCATACTGGCGACTAATTCAGGATTATTAACCACAACAGGATAACCTGGATGGATCTCTGTGGTCGCACTCGCACCAAGCGTTTTCGCCGATAACTCGGCCATTTCAGCTAAACGCAGTTTGATATCGGCGCGCATGGGCTGGTCGAAGGTGCGAATCGTACCAATCAGCTCGACTTCATCGGGAATAATGTTAGAGCGAATGCCACCATTAACCGCACCAAAGCTCACCACGGCAGGGGCTTTAGTGATATCCACCTGACGGCTGACGATCGTTTGCACGTTAGTGATAATTTGCGCCGCGGCGACGATAGGATCGACCCCATTCCAAGGGCGCGAACCGTGGGTTTGGCGGCCTTTCACTTTGATCGTAAAGGAATCTTCACTCGCCATCGCCGGACCACTGCGCACACCAATCATGCCACTCGGCATGCTGGAGGTCACATGCATACCAAACAC of the Shewanella baltica genome contains:
- a CDS encoding M16 family metallopeptidase, coding for MKRTLSALVLAMGLFNPLSQAQATTAEDIKSFTLDNGMKIMVLEDASIPNANMYLFWKVGSRNEVPGITGISHFFEHMMFNGSKKYGPKMFDRTMEAAGGANNAYTTEDMTVYTDWFPANALETMFDLEADRIANLDINQTMVDSERGVVQSERSTGLENSNWNALEGEIKGVAFLAHPYSWSVIGHESDIAAWTLEDLVQYHKTYYAPNNAVVVIAGDVKVAQVKALADKYFAPIPAQTPPKAIRTVEPEQKGERRTFVQKASVSTPNVMLAYHIPAATHADFYALDLLSSILSQGNSSRLYQSLVDKQVALEAQTYMPMSVDPNLFYVMGVATPEVKASTLEHALIEQIDAIATTGVTQQELDKVKNIKLMDFYRSMETINGKANTIGTYEMYFGSYDKLFNAPEAYNKVTPADIQRVAQTYLRKSNRTVAVLAANEEISQ
- a CDS encoding amidohydrolase: MTLPSVSPSAISKSAILKAFEFKSSANKSHFSKTLLASALALSFMAAGLSSAQAATSAVPDAAKLAAGVEQKVIDWRRDLHQHPELSNREFRTSKIIEKHLKSLGLEVQTGVAHTGVVAILKGGKLQGGKSGPLIAIRADMDALPVTEVVDLLFASKATDTYRDQKVGVMHACGHDTHVAMLMGVAENLVKVKDSLAGDVMFIFQPAEEGAPDGEEGGAELMLKEGLFAKRKPDQVFGMHVTSSMPSGMIGVRSGPAMASEDSFTIKVKGRQTHGSRPWNGVDPIVAAAQIITNVQTIVSRQVDITKAPAVVSFGAVNGGIRSNIIPDEVELIGTIRTFDQPMRADIKLRLAEMAELSAKTLGASATTEIHPGYPVVVNNPELVASMRPVLASVVGDKMLIEPGLITGAEDFSYYALEAPGMFFFLGVTPKGTDPETAASNHSPAFYVDESALKVGVEAMTKVALTALNAQ